A genomic stretch from Arachis stenosperma cultivar V10309 chromosome 3, arast.V10309.gnm1.PFL2, whole genome shotgun sequence includes:
- the LOC130966560 gene encoding uncharacterized protein LOC130966560, with translation MGSRRRGVREGIPNVNYKREQETFMTTMNAVAEAVREAAVAAARAVDRLGVRNGNENEHGEDSGNNENNLGHLERPMTLATFLKVKPPKFKGTLVATDADNWFRAIERSLRAQHVSEGQHVEFATYMLEGEAEHWWQGIQRLLQQDEGDIPWNTFKDEFYKKYFPRAARDAKEMELMQLKQGNTTIAEYARKFDDLCRFSKICQGNPADFEEWKCLKFEGGLREELMNSVVPLEVRNFAELVNKSKLVEECSKKAAIARADRREASRRDLIQNLAPQGRNFKFNGQFDRQNRNQRNGNFLARNNGNYDNNNLGEEEGGQSQQTQDISVCSRCGKDHGNRACRYGAHTCFSCGEYGHISRNCPKRFVRNPARPQQQGRVFTVTAGNTNAYNSSTRGEYHPMVLFVLDNTITSYAHVKF, from the coding sequence ATGGGTTCACGGAGACGAGGCGTACGGGAAGGAATTCCTAATGTTAACTACAAGAGGGAACAAGAGACGTTTATGACTACCATGAACGCTGTGGCTGAGGCAGTGCGTGAGGCTGCAGTAGCAGCGGCTAGGGCTGTTGATCGTCTTGGAGTGAGAAACGGGAATGAGAATGAGCATGGGGAAGATAGTGGAAATAATGAGAATAACTTAGGGCATCTCGAAAGACCTATGACCCTTGCGACTTTTCTGAAAGTTAAACCGCCTAAGTTTAAAGGTACACTTGTTGCGACTGATGCTGATAATTGGTTTCGAGCTATCGAACGATCACTGCGAGCACAGCATGTTTCGGAAGGCCAACACGTGGAGTTCGCTACTTATATGCTGGAAGGAGAAGCTgagcattggtggcaagggatACAGCGACTGTTGCAACAAGATGAAGGCGATATTCCTTGGAATACTTTTAAGGACGAAttttataagaagtactttccgaggGCAGCTCGTGATGCTAAGGAGATGGAACTTATGCAGCTGAAACAGGGTAATACAACTATTGCAGAATATGCCCGTAAGTTTGATGACTTGTGCCGTTTCTCCAAGATCTGCCAAGGGAATCCTGCCGActttgaggaatggaagtgtctGAAGTTTGAAGGAGGACTCCGAGAAGAACTGATGAATTCTGTTGTTCCGCTAGAGGTACGAAATTTTGCTGAACTGGTGAATAAAAGTAAACTAGTGGAAGAATGTTCAAAGAAGGCGGCGATAGCTCGAGCAGATCGTAGGGAGGCCTCACGAAGAGACCTTATTCAGAATTTAGCCCCTCAAGGTCGTAACTTTAAGTTCAATGGTCAGTTCGATCGCCAAAATAGGAATCAACGAAATGGTAACTTTCTCGCTCGTAACAATGGCAACTACGACAACAATAATCTGGGAGAGGAAGAAGGAGGTCAATCTCAGCAAACTCAGGATATTTCAGTATGCTCAAGGTGTGGGAAGGATCATGGTAATAGAGCTTGTAGATATGGGGCACACACTTGTTTCTCTTGCGGAGAGTATGGACATATATCGAGGAATTGCCCAAAAAGGTTTGTTCGAAATCCAGCCAGGCCACAACAACAAGGAAGGGTTTTTACCGTAACTGCTGGCAACACTAATGCATATAATTCTTCCACTCGAGGTGAGTACCACCCTATGGTTTTATTTGTGTTAGATAATACTATAACTTCTTATGCGCATGttaaattttga
- the LOC130966561 gene encoding uncharacterized protein LOC130966561, which yields MGSRRRGVREGIPNVNYKREQETFMTTMNAVAEAVREAAVAAARAVDRLGVRNGNENEHGEDSGNNENNLGHLERPMTLATFLKVKPPKFKGTLVATDADNWFRAIERSLRAQHVSEGQHVEFATYMLEGEAEHWWQGIQRLLQQDEGDIPWNTFKDEFYKKYFPRAARDAKEMELMQLKQGNTTIAEYARKFDDLCRFSKICQGNPADFEEWKCLKFEGGLREELMNSVVPLEVRNFAELVNKSKLVEECSKKAAIARADRREASRRDLIQNLAPQGRNFKFNGQFDRQNRNQRNGNFLARNNGNYDNNNLGEEEGGQSQQTQDISVCSRCGKDHGNRACRYGTHTCFSCGEYGHISRNCPKRFVRNPARPQQQGRVFTVTAGNTNAYNSSTRGEYHPMVLFVLDNTITSYAHVKF from the coding sequence ATGGGTTCACGGAGACGAGGCGTACGGGAAGGAATTCCTAATGTTAACTACAAGAGGGAACAAGAGACGTTTATGACTACCATGAACGCTGTGGCTGAGGCAGTGCGTGAGGCTGCAGTAGCAGCGGCTAGGGCTGTTGATCGTCTTGGAGTGAGAAACGGGAATGAGAATGAGCATGGGGAAGATAGTGGAAATAATGAGAATAACTTAGGGCATCTCGAAAGACCTATGACCCTTGCGACTTTTCTGAAAGTTAAACCGCCTAAGTTTAAAGGTACACTTGTTGCGACTGATGCTGATAATTGGTTTCGAGCTATCGAACGATCACTGCGAGCACAGCATGTTTCGGAAGGCCAACACGTGGAGTTCGCTACTTATATGCTGGAAGGAGAAGCTgagcattggtggcaagggatACAGCGACTGTTGCAACAAGATGAAGGCGATATTCCTTGGAATACTTTTAAGGACGAAttttataagaagtactttccgaggGCAGCTCGTGATGCTAAGGAGATGGAACTTATGCAGCTGAAACAGGGTAATACAACTATTGCAGAATATGCCCGTAAGTTTGATGACTTGTGCCGTTTCTCCAAGATCTGCCAAGGGAATCCTGCCGActttgaggaatggaagtgtctGAAGTTTGAAGGAGGACTCCGAGAAGAACTGATGAATTCTGTTGTTCCGCTAGAGGTACGAAATTTTGCTGAACTGGTGAATAAAAGTAAACTAGTGGAAGAATGTTCAAAGAAGGCGGCGATAGCTCGAGCAGATCGTAGGGAGGCCTCACGAAGAGACCTTATTCAGAATTTAGCCCCTCAAGGTCGTAACTTTAAGTTCAATGGTCAGTTCGATCGCCAAAATAGGAATCAACGAAATGGTAACTTTCTCGCTCGTAACAATGGCAACTACGACAACAATAATCTGGGAGAGGAAGAAGGAGGTCAATCTCAGCAAACTCAGGATATTTCAGTATGCTCAAGGTGTGGGAAGGATCATGGTAATAGAGCTTGTAGATATGGGACACACACTTGTTTCTCTTGCGGAGAGTATGGACATATATCGAGGAATTGCCCAAAAAGGTTTGTTCGAAATCCAGCCAGGCCACAACAACAAGGAAGGGTTTTTACTGTAACTGCTGGCAACACTAATGCATATAATTCTTCCACTCGAGGTGAGTACCACCCTATGGTTTTATTTGTGTTAGATAATACTATAACTTCTTATGCGCATGttaaattttga